One window from the genome of Paramormyrops kingsleyae isolate MSU_618 chromosome 3, PKINGS_0.4, whole genome shotgun sequence encodes:
- the myoz1a gene encoding myozenin-1a: MPLSGTPGPNKRKKSSRIISDLSLITQEEREAEPDASTLDLGTKIRAPKDIMLEELSLLKNKGSKMFRMRQKRVEKFVYENNPDLFSSESMENFQKLVPTLGGQMMDVGGHVYGQTVSRIGRHGQAPIPPPKPGSLAKGVLAGGAGGTTGAVGSILGTGGARGLAGGAGGEGLEEKGEGDSQQDHGGALIKSKMKCEVVKTYMSPWERAMKGDKELTATMKIQMPGPIVEKDMPKYKSFNRSAMPYGGFEKATQLMTFQLPEIEAAVEDLEPPVVYHHDIGSRPSFNRTPIGWVGSGEAGQIQMELDTIPFDGETDDL; the protein is encoded by the exons AACGTGAGGCTGAACCTGATGCCTCAACATTAGACCTGGGGACGAAGATCAGAGCCCCCAAAGACATCATGCTGGAGGAGTTGTCCCTACTCAAGAACAAGGGCTCCAAGATGTTCAGAATGAGGCAGAAGCGTGTGGAGAAGTTTGTGTATGAGAATAACCCAGACCTCTTCAGCAGCGAGTCTATG GAGAACTTTCAGAAGCTGGTGCCCACTCTTGGAGGACAGATGATGGATGTCGGTGGCCATGTCTATGGGCAGACAGTGTCTCGTATTGGCAGGCACGGGCAAGCACCAATCCCTCCTCCCAAACCTGGAAGCCTGGCAAAAGGAGTACTTGCCGGAGGTGCAGGAGGGACCACGGGGGCTGTTGGCAGTATTTTGGGCACTGGTGGTGCCAGGGGTCTTgcaggtggtgctgggggggagggTCTTGAAGAAAAAGGAGAAGGAGACAGCCAACAGGATCATG GTGGAGCTTTGATCAAATCTAAAATGAAGTGCGAGGTAGTGAAGACATACATGTCACCATGGGAACGTGCTATGAAGGGCGACAAGGAGCTGACGGCCACTATGAAGATTCAGATGCCAGGACCTATTGTCGAAAAGGACATGCCTAAGTACAAGTCTTTCAACAG GAGTGCAATGCCTTATGGCGGCTTTGAGAAGGCCACCCAGCTCATGACTTTCCAGCTGCCTGAGATCGAGGCAGCTGTGGAGGACCTGGAGCCTCCTGTGGTGTACCACCATGACATCGGCTCACGGCCCTCCTTCAACCGCACGCCAATTGGATGGGTGGGCAGCGGGGAGGCTGGCCAAATCCAAATGGAGCTGGACACCATCCCCTTTGACGGGGAGACCGATGATCTGTGA